AATTTCTGGTGCCAAAATGAACATACTCTCCATGCTTGCTACCCAGGAGTTGAACCTCCAGATGTTGAAACTGGGGAATTTTTATTTCAATGATAATACCTTCTTCCCCAAAGAGTCTTTTGGCATAGGCTCGGATCTTTCTAAAGACTGGCCTTATCTCTTCAAGATTTTTAACCTCTTCAATACCCATTCCTCCGCCGCCAGCCACTGCCTTAACCAGGAAAGAGATTTCCTGAAAACCCTCAGCTTTGGCCTCTTCCAAGAGCTCTTCAGCCTTTAATTCTGCTTCAATTTCATTATAAATAGGCTCAATAGTGCCTGGAATGACAGGGATTCTAAGGTCGTGGGCTACTTTTTTCATATAAAGCTTATTGCCCAGATCTCTGATAGCCTCCCAAGTTGGTCCAATCCAAACAAGAGGTCTTTCCCGTTTAACAACTCTTCTGGCAAATCTATAATTTTCAGAAAGAAAGCCATAACCAGGATGAATGGCTGTGCATTTTTCTTCATCAGCAACAGCTAAAAGATCATTCATATCCCGATAATCAGAGATACGATATTTTTTCTTAGCAAACCTTACATGAAGGGATTCTTCATCTTCTTTTGTATAAACAGCTACATAATCAAGACCAAGAAGTTCACAGGCCTCCATTATGCGAAGGGCTATTTCACCCCTATTGGCAATTAGGACCTTGTCTTTCATAAGGGAATCCTACTACAGGAAAAAGGCTTTTTTTAGAAAGAGGCAATTTTCCCGATCAGGGCCTGTGCTAACAATGTAGATAGGAACCTGTAAATACTCTTCAATGCGCTTTAAGTAAGATTTAGCTTTATCTGGGAGATCTTCAAATCTTTGAATCTTACTTAGATCTTCCTTCCAGCCTGAAAATTCCTCATACTGAGGTTCCACTTTTGCCAGATCCTCAAGGGTGGTGGGGAAGCTATCAAGGCTTTTTTCTCTTATTTTATAGCTTGTGCAAAGTTTAATTGTATCAAGGCCAGAGAGGACATCTAATTTGGTTATAGCAATTCCTGTGATTCCATTTAATTTTATGGCGGTTTTTACCATAACCAGATCCAGCCAGCCACATCTTCTCGGTCTACCTGTGGTGGATCCGTATTCCCCTCCCTTTTCTCTCAGGTATTCTCCTGTTATATCCTTAAGTTCTGTTGGGAAGGGTCCTTCCCCCACTCTGGTGGTGTAGGCCTTAACTATGCCAAGGACTTCTTTTATGGCTGTGGGACCGAAGCCTGAACCGCAACAGGCATTGCCTGAAAGGGTGTTAGAGGAGGTTACATAGGGATAGGTGCCATAATCAATGTCAAGAAAGGTGCCCTGGGCACCTTCAAAGAGGATATTTTGCTCCTTGGAATAGGCCTCCCAAAGAAGTGTTGCAGTATCCACAAGATAGGGCCTGAGATATTCACCGAATTGCAAGTATTTTTGACAAATTTCTTCATAATTTAAGGTTTCAGCCCCGAGATATTGCAAAAAAAAATTTTTCTCCTCAAGGACAGACTTTAATTTTTCTTTGAAAAAATCTGGTCTTGTAAGGTCAATAAGCCTAAACCCTCGCCTTCCAACCTTATCCTCGTAGCATGGGCCAATACCTCTCCCGGTTGTCCCTATTTTATTACCCTTAGCTTTAGCTTCTCTGGCAAGATCAAGGGCTTTATGATAAGGCATGATAGCATGAGCCCTTTCACTGACTTTGAGTTTCTGAGGAGAGATTTCAAGACCCTCTTTTTTCAGTTTTTCAATCTCATCAATAAGCACCTCTGGGTCAACAACTACTCCATTACCTATGACACAGGTTGTGTGAGGATGAAAAATTCCAGAAGGTATGAGATGAAGAATGTGCTTTTTTTGATTTATAACAAGGGTGTGCCCTGCATTATTACCACCTTGAAAGCGAACTACAAAATCTGCTTTCTCAGTAAGGACATCCACAATCTTGCCCTTACCTTCATCCCCCCACTGGGTTCCCACAACAATAAGTGTGGACATAAAGGCGCCTCCTTAAGGACTTCAAGACCATTATAACATAAAATCATAAAAATCCACCCCTTTTAAGAGCCTTCTTTCTTTTTTTCCCAGCCTGGTAGAAGGTGAAGTTCAAGAATTTGCTCAATTCTAACCTCACTGGGAGCTCCTGTAAGAAGGCATTGTCCTCTTTGGGTTTTAGGAAAGGGTATAACCTCCCGAATGCTCTTTTTCCCAAGCATAAGCATGATAAGTCTATCTAAGCCAAAGGCAAGCCCTCCATGGGGTGGAGCGCCAAAATCTAAGGCCTGAAGGAGAAAGCCAAATTTCTCTTCTGCCTCTTCCTCAGAGATACCAAGAATTTTAAAGATTCTTTGCTGAAGATCCCTTCTGTGGATACGAATACTACCTCCTCCAATTTCAATACCATTTAACACAATATCATAAGCCTTTGAGCGAACTTTTAAAGGATCTTTCTCTAAAAGTTCAAGGTCTTCTTCTTTGGGATGGGTAAAGGGGTGATGAACAGAGACTGGTCTTCCTTCTTCTTCACTGTATTCAAAAAGGGGAAAATCAACCACCCATGTGAATTTAAATTCCCTTTCTGGAATAAGGGAAAGTTTTTTAGCAAGATGATTTCTGAGTTCTCCAAGGATGGAATGGGTTAGTGATGGGGTGTCTGCTACAAAGAGGAGGGTTGCTTTCTCCTCTTCAAGCTCAAAAAGCAACTCCATTTTATTAAGAAGTGTGGGGTCAAAGAATTTGACAATAGGGGAGCTCCACTTTTCTTCAAAGGTAGTTCCTCTTTTGGTGTATTTTATCCAGGCAAGACCCTTAGCCCCAAGCTCCTGGGCAAAGGAAGTTAGTTCTTCAATTTCCTTTCTTGTGAAATGGGCCGGCACTTTTATACCCTTAACAAACCCCCCTTTTTCAAGAGCAGATCTAAAAACCTGAAATTGGGAGGCTTTAGCTATTTCGGAAACATCTTTAAGTTCAAGGCCAAAGCGTAGATCTGGGCGGTCAGTTCCATAAGTGGAGATAGCATATTGATAACTTAAACGGGGAAAGGGGACAGAAAGACTAATTCCCATAGTCTTTTCAAAAAGATGAGAAATGAGTTCTTCCACAAGTTGCATAACATCTTCTTCTGTAACAAAACTCATCTCAAGATCAAGCTGGGTAAATTCTGGTTGACGGTCTGCTCTTAAATCTTCATCTCTAAAGCATCTAACTATTTGATAGTATCTTTCAAAGCCTGCCACCATAAAAATTTGTTTAAAAAGTTGGGGAGATTGGGGAAGGGCATAAAATTTCCCAGGATAGAGTCTGCTTGGCACAAGATAATCTCTTGCTCCCTCGGGGGTACTTTTGGTTAAATAGGGGGTTTCAAGTTCAAGAAATCCCCTTGCGTTTAAAAATTCTCTTAGGGCCTGATTAACTTTGTGCCTGAAAATAAAGGGCTCCTGACCATTTAGGGCCCTCATTTCAAGATAACGATATTTCAGTCTTATAGCCTCTGAAACCTCAGAAAGGTCTTCATCCATAGGGAAAGGCGGTGTATGAGAGGTATTAAGGATTTCAAGATCTTTGGCTACAAGCTCCACTTCCCCTGTTGGAATCTTGGGATTTTCCATCCCAGGGGGTCTTCGTCTTAAAACTCCTTTCACTGTTATTACATATTCAATCCGTAGGGAATCCGCTAAGGCATGAACCTCTGGATCTATTCCCTCTTCAAAGACTACCTGTAGAAGTCCGGTTCTATCTCTTAAATCAAGAAAGATAACTCCCCCATGATCCCTTCTCCGCAAAATCCATCCAGAGACACTAAGTTCTTCTCCTATAAGCTTAGGGGTAATTTCACCAATCTGATGAGTTCTCTTCAGTCGCATTTTCCCTCCCGGATCCCTTATTCAAAATCTAAAAACAGACTAATTCTATCAAAAAAATGGAAAAATTAAAGGATTCGAATTGTCTCATTAAAAATCTATTTGAAATTTTATCGTTGCCTCATATAAAAAGCCTCAGCTCCTCTCTTGAACCTTCACGAAAAAACTATCTATTTCGCCCCTCTTAAATTTACAAGCTTAGTTCTTTCGCAAAGCTTATTTCAAAGGAAAGAGTGGGTGGAAAGGTAAATGAGCTTTGCAGAAAGATAAGGAGATATCAGAAAATGCTTGAGAGAGCAATTTAAAGAAAATGGAATTATTTTCGGGGAAAAAAATTGACCATAAAAAGGAGGGGAAGGTAAAATAATTTCCTTTAGAAAATTAAATGAGGCATTACGGATTTGAGGGTAGTTTATTTTCCAATGCAAAAACGAGAAAAGATTTCAGAGAGAAGATCTTCAGTAGTGATCTCACCTATAATTTCAGACAAATTTCCTATGGCTGACCTTAGTTCTATAGAGACAAGCTCAGGTAAAGGTTCCCTTTTTTGAAGTTCCTTAAGGGCATCTTCAAGGTGTCTTTTAGCCTTTTCAAGGGAAGTTTTTTGCCGAAGGTTTGGCATAACCTCAGAGACAGCTGTTGCCCTCTTTGACACTATCTTTTCATATATTCTTTGGGTTAAAAGATCAAGATTAAGCTCTTTTTTTACAGAGATCTCAATAAGTTCCCCACCATATTTGAAGAAGGTTTTCCGCCATTCCTCAAGATAATTGGGGATTAGATCAATCTTATTGAAAACTACTAAATGTGGATAGGCTTGAATTCGCTGGTATAAATGTTTTATCTCCATAGTAGGTTCTTCTGACACATCAACCAAAAAGAGAACAAGATCAGCTTCTTTTAATTTTTGAAAGGCCCTCTCAACACCAATTTTTTCAACAGGATCCTCTGTTTCCCTTAAGCCAGCGGTATCAATGAGTTTAACAGGAAGCCCCTGTAGATAGGCCTCTTCTTCTAAAAAGTCCCGTGTTGTTCCAGGGATTGGAGTTACAATAGCCCTTTCTTCTCTAAGTAAGGCATTCATAAGGGAAGATTTTCCTACATTTGGTTTCCCACATATGACAAGATTTATGCCTTCCCTATATATCTTTCCCTCCTCATAAGAATTTATCAATTTTTCTATTTCAGGAATTATTTCCCTTTTGATTAACTGGCTTAACTCCTGAGGGTTCATGATCTCAAGGTCTTCCTCTGGAAAATCAATGGCAGATTCCACTTGAGCCAGGGCGTATAAAAGTCTTTCTTTAAGGGTATTAATTTTTTCTGAAAGTCTTCCTGAGAGATTGTTTAAGGCGAGTTTCAGGGCCCTTTCACTTTTTGCGGAAATGATTTCTTCTATAGCCTCTGCTTGAGCAAGATCAATACGCCCATTTAAAAAAGCCCGTAAGGTAAATTCCCCTGGCTGAGCAGGTCTTGCCCCTTCTTTGAGGACAAGCTCAAGAATTTTTCTCAGATTAACATAGCCACTATGAGCATGTATCTC
This window of the Caldimicrobium thiodismutans genome carries:
- a CDS encoding biotin carboxylase N-terminal domain-containing protein; amino-acid sequence: MKDKVLIANRGEIALRIMEACELLGLDYVAVYTKEDEESLHVRFAKKKYRISDYRDMNDLLAVADEEKCTAIHPGYGFLSENYRFARRVVKRERPLVWIGPTWEAIRDLGNKLYMKKVAHDLRIPVIPGTIEPIYNEIEAELKAEELLEEAKAEGFQEISFLVKAVAGGGGMGIEEVKNLEEIRPVFRKIRAYAKRLFGEEGIIIEIKIPQFQHLEVQLLGSKHGEYVHFGTRNCTIQSPFKQKRIELAPGFCKHYHYAFDPFQIEKEILQHSLKLAEHFNYDSVGTFEWLITPEGKYYLMEVNTRIQVENEISAKISFIRDKGVNLIREQIRVALGEKLGFDQGDIVFKGMSLEFRLIAEDTKRGFLPLSGVIHRFSYREHPWLTMRTHVPQDRPYTIPTQFDPNLALAIIYAEDLAELLKRSELFLEEMIIEGQTHKGEPLLSNIEFLKDNLKYIYQFLKA
- a CDS encoding adenylosuccinate synthase, translated to MSTLIVVGTQWGDEGKGKIVDVLTEKADFVVRFQGGNNAGHTLVINQKKHILHLIPSGIFHPHTTCVIGNGVVVDPEVLIDEIEKLKKEGLEISPQKLKVSERAHAIMPYHKALDLAREAKAKGNKIGTTGRGIGPCYEDKVGRRGFRLIDLTRPDFFKEKLKSVLEEKNFFLQYLGAETLNYEEICQKYLQFGEYLRPYLVDTATLLWEAYSKEQNILFEGAQGTFLDIDYGTYPYVTSSNTLSGNACCGSGFGPTAIKEVLGIVKAYTTRVGEGPFPTELKDITGEYLREKGGEYGSTTGRPRRCGWLDLVMVKTAIKLNGITGIAITKLDVLSGLDTIKLCTSYKIREKSLDSFPTTLEDLAKVEPQYEEFSGWKEDLSKIQRFEDLPDKAKSYLKRIEEYLQVPIYIVSTGPDRENCLFLKKAFFL
- the aspS gene encoding aspartate--tRNA ligase, with protein sequence MRLKRTHQIGEITPKLIGEELSVSGWILRRRDHGGVIFLDLRDRTGLLQVVFEEGIDPEVHALADSLRIEYVITVKGVLRRRPPGMENPKIPTGEVELVAKDLEILNTSHTPPFPMDEDLSEVSEAIRLKYRYLEMRALNGQEPFIFRHKVNQALREFLNARGFLELETPYLTKSTPEGARDYLVPSRLYPGKFYALPQSPQLFKQIFMVAGFERYYQIVRCFRDEDLRADRQPEFTQLDLEMSFVTEEDVMQLVEELISHLFEKTMGISLSVPFPRLSYQYAISTYGTDRPDLRFGLELKDVSEIAKASQFQVFRSALEKGGFVKGIKVPAHFTRKEIEELTSFAQELGAKGLAWIKYTKRGTTFEEKWSSPIVKFFDPTLLNKMELLFELEEEKATLLFVADTPSLTHSILGELRNHLAKKLSLIPEREFKFTWVVDFPLFEYSEEEGRPVSVHHPFTHPKEEDLELLEKDPLKVRSKAYDIVLNGIEIGGGSIRIHRRDLQQRIFKILGISEEEAEEKFGFLLQALDFGAPPHGGLAFGLDRLIMLMLGKKSIREVIPFPKTQRGQCLLTGAPSEVRIEQILELHLLPGWEKKKEGS
- the mnmE gene encoding tRNA uridine-5-carboxymethylaminomethyl(34) synthesis GTPase MnmE → MRSSFYTEDTISAIATPPGRGAIGVIKISGEKSLEILRKIFKPFKPRLSFESHKFYYGFIIDPETERPVDEVLVVYMKAPFSYTREDVVEIHAHSGYVNLRKILELVLKEGARPAQPGEFTLRAFLNGRIDLAQAEAIEEIISAKSERALKLALNNLSGRLSEKINTLKERLLYALAQVESAIDFPEEDLEIMNPQELSQLIKREIIPEIEKLINSYEEGKIYREGINLVICGKPNVGKSSLMNALLREERAIVTPIPGTTRDFLEEEAYLQGLPVKLIDTAGLRETEDPVEKIGVERAFQKLKEADLVLFLVDVSEEPTMEIKHLYQRIQAYPHLVVFNKIDLIPNYLEEWRKTFFKYGGELIEISVKKELNLDLLTQRIYEKIVSKRATAVSEVMPNLRQKTSLEKAKRHLEDALKELQKREPLPELVSIELRSAIGNLSEIIGEITTEDLLSEIFSRFCIGK